TGGTCGTGCCGGGCAGGCCAAGGAAACGCAGCTTGGGGTTACCATCCACAGCAGCCTGATAGGTGTCGGAATATAGAAAATACTGTTTGTTGAACTCCACCCAAGCATCAGCCTTTAGTGCAGCAGCCAGAATGGACTCAGAAGGCAGGAAACCGTCCACCATCTTACCAGCGCCCAAGGGAGATGCAGTCCAAATCACCATGGGCTTACCGCCGGCAGCAAAAGCAGCCTTAGCAGTAGCAATAGCCAGGCGGATATCGCCTTGGGTATCACAGGTGATCATCAGGGTCTCACCCTTTTGCAGTTTACAAGTCTCATTGATCAGAACATTTGCAGCGTGCTCCAGCTCAAACTCAAAATACATATCGCTTACCATTTCTTACCCTCCATTTTTTAAATAATGTTTTGTAAATCTGCCCGGTATTTCAATTGCCGCCTCATCTCCCTTCCTCTGTATTAATTTTTCCGAGCAGTTCCCGCAGCAGGTGATATACAGTCTCTTCACTGCCGAGTTCCATGCGTTCTCTTGTTGTGTGAATGTCCCGGAGTTCCGCCCCCAAGACCACCATTTCCAGTTCGGTATTTTTCTGTTGGAAATAACCGCACTCCATACCCGCATGAATGATCTCCTGTTTCAACTCCACTCCATTCTGCCTGCGATAGATATCCAAGACTTGGTTCAGCAGTTTCCCCCGAGTCTTGGATCGATAAACCGGATCTCTGGACAACAGGGTTATCTCCATGCCATACAACTGTCCCACATCTCGAATATCCTCATAGACAGCGCTCAGGAGTTCCTCTGAGTTGGCCCGGGCCATAAGAGTAACCTCCAGTTCTTTCCCCAACGAAATCTTTCCGATATTTGAGGACTGAAGTACCGTAAACTCCTTCCCCGTCCCCTCCGAAATTAACGAACCATTAGGAATGGAACACAGAAAGTTCAATGTCGCAGCGACATCCTCCTGGCTCCAAACCAGCTCCGGCTTGGGGGTCTCACGATAACTCACGCTGACAATTTCTTGCTTGGGGAGATTTAGGCTGGTACACAAGGCCGGATTCCCCAGTTCCCGCAGCAATTGTCCATGCGGTTCCACCCGCAGGGCCAACACACACGTGCAGGTCTCTGGAATGACATTGGTTGCCGTTCCTCCTTCTATGGAAGCTATTTCAAAACAGATATCCTTTTGCATCAGGTCAGAAAGCAAATTCGCACACACTCGAACTGCGTTGCCGCTGCGATGGATTTCCGTACCTGAGTGCCCTCCGGAAAGGCCG
This window of the Dysosmobacter acutus genome carries:
- a CDS encoding M20/M25/M40 family metallo-hydrolase is translated as MHTVLEIFRELSAIPRPTYHEDKVADYLESYGRRIGCTVYRDEKNNVVLERNPKNASPADCLILQAHMDMVCKGDPGYRYNSEQDSILCVEENGWLRADHTTLGADNGIGVAVILKLMEESQVGYPLRAIFTTEEEKGMGGAKVLSPKYLIGKYFIGLDWVSSRSTCLSCAGSVIVVAKKHPKRVQPQGMIGIEIQFGGLSGGHSGTEIHRSGNAVRVCANLLSDLMQKDICFEIASIEGGTATNVIPETCTCVLALRVEPHGQLLRELGNPALCTSLNLPKQEIVSVSYRETPKPELVWSQEDVAATLNFLCSIPNGSLISEGTGKEFTVLQSSNIGKISLGKELEVTLMARANSEELLSAVYEDIRDVGQLYGMEITLLSRDPVYRSKTRGKLLNQVLDIYRRQNGVELKQEIIHAGMECGYFQQKNTELEMVVLGAELRDIHTTRERMELGSEETVYHLLRELLGKINTEEGR